A portion of the Bubalus kerabau isolate K-KA32 ecotype Philippines breed swamp buffalo chromosome 1, PCC_UOA_SB_1v2, whole genome shotgun sequence genome contains these proteins:
- the LOC129635110 gene encoding uncharacterized protein LOC129635110 isoform X4: MEAALACHTAMRTAPDLTKCLSSYHGSKLFSSLPWYFLFILKFILNLISDFRQTVKCIQKLAPENTIQSVPVMQKPTAMNVLSAMKRSQR; encoded by the exons ATGGAGGCAGCCCTGGCGTGTCACACTGCAATGAGGACCGCTCCAG ACCTGACAAAATGTCTCTCTTCTTATCATGGATCAAAGCTATTTTCATCATTGCCTTGGTATTTCCTCTTTATTCTG AAATTTATTTTGAACCTGATTTCAGATTTCCG CCAGACTGTAAAGTGTATACAGAAGCTTGCACCAGAGAATACAATCCAATCTGTGCCAGTGATGCAAAAACCTACAGCAATGAATGTACTTTCTGCAATGAAAAGAT CCCAAaggtag
- the LOC129635110 gene encoding acrosin inhibitor 1 isoform X3 yields the protein MEAALACHTAMRTAPDLTKCLSSYHGSKLFSSLPWYFLFILPDCKVYTEACTREYNPICASDAKTYSNECTFCNEKMNNDADIHFQHFGECEY from the exons ATGGAGGCAGCCCTGGCGTGTCACACTGCAATGAGGACCGCTCCAG ACCTGACAAAATGTCTCTCTTCTTATCATGGATCAAAGCTATTTTCATCATTGCCTTGGTATTTCCTCTTTATTCTG CCAGACTGTAAAGTGTATACAGAAGCTTGCACCAGAGAATACAATCCAATCTGTGCCAGTGATGCAAAAACCTACAGCAATGAATGTACTTTCTGCAATGAAAAGAT GAATAATGATGCCGATATTCATTTTCAACATTTTGGTGAATGTGAATATTGA
- the LOC129635110 gene encoding sperm-associated acrosin inhibitor isoform X1, whose product MSVSFHRPDKMSLFLSWIKAIFIIALVFPLYSEIYFEPDFRFPPDCKVYTEACTREYNPICASDAKTYSNECTFCNEKIPKVVAAAAKSLQSCLTLCDPIDDSPPGSSIPGILQARTLEWVAISFSNA is encoded by the exons ATGTCAGTTTCCTTCCACAGACCTGACAAAATGTCTCTCTTCTTATCATGGATCAAAGCTATTTTCATCATTGCCTTGGTATTTCCTCTTTATTCTG AAATTTATTTTGAACCTGATTTCAGATTTCCG CCAGACTGTAAAGTGTATACAGAAGCTTGCACCAGAGAATACAATCCAATCTGTGCCAGTGATGCAAAAACCTACAGCAATGAATGTACTTTCTGCAATGAAAAGAT CCCAAaggtagttgctgctgctgctaagtcgcttcagtcgtgtctgactctgtgtgaccccatagatgacagcccaccaggctcctccatccctgggattctccaagcaagaacactggagtgggttgccatttccttctccaatgcatga
- the LOC129635110 gene encoding acrosin inhibitor 1 isoform X2 yields the protein MSVSFHRPDKMSLFLSWIKAIFIIALVFPLYSEIYFEPDFRFPPDCKVYTEACTREYNPICASDAKTYSNECTFCNEKMNNDADIHFQHFGECEY from the exons ATGTCAGTTTCCTTCCACAGACCTGACAAAATGTCTCTCTTCTTATCATGGATCAAAGCTATTTTCATCATTGCCTTGGTATTTCCTCTTTATTCTG AAATTTATTTTGAACCTGATTTCAGATTTCCG CCAGACTGTAAAGTGTATACAGAAGCTTGCACCAGAGAATACAATCCAATCTGTGCCAGTGATGCAAAAACCTACAGCAATGAATGTACTTTCTGCAATGAAAAGAT GAATAATGATGCCGATATTCATTTTCAACATTTTGGTGAATGTGAATATTGA
- the LOC129635110 gene encoding acrosin inhibitor 1 isoform X5 has product MSVSFHRPDKMSLFLSWIKAIFIIALVFPLYSDCKVYTEACTREYNPICASDAKTYSNECTFCNEKMNNDADIHFQHFGECEY; this is encoded by the exons ATGTCAGTTTCCTTCCACAGACCTGACAAAATGTCTCTCTTCTTATCATGGATCAAAGCTATTTTCATCATTGCCTTGGTATTTCCTCTTTATTCTG ACTGTAAAGTGTATACAGAAGCTTGCACCAGAGAATACAATCCAATCTGTGCCAGTGATGCAAAAACCTACAGCAATGAATGTACTTTCTGCAATGAAAAGAT GAATAATGATGCCGATATTCATTTTCAACATTTTGGTGAATGTGAATATTGA
- the LOC129642240 gene encoding serine protease inhibitor Kazal-type 10-like, which produces MSLVEIGLRVYLKWYAQLLQILLKVSSTDLITTCPSHHGSTLCSSLAWHFVFILPDCKEYVDQPDICTKKVDPVCATDGQTYANKCIFCTKKL; this is translated from the exons ATGTCTTTAGTAGAAATTGGCTTAAGAGTCTATCTAAAATGGTATGCACAACTGTTACAGATACTCCTAAAGGTGTCTTCCACGGACTTGATAACAACATGTCCTTCTCATCATGGATCAACATTATGTTCATCATTGGCTTGGCATTTCGTCTTTATTCTG CCAGATTGTAAGGAGTATGTGGATCAACCAGATATTTGCACAAAAAAAGTAGATCCAGTCTGTGCAACCGATGGCCAAACGTACGCCAATAAATGCATTTTCTGCACTAAAAAGCTGTAA